The Streptomyces cynarae genome contains a region encoding:
- a CDS encoding DegT/DnrJ/EryC1/StrS family aminotransferase, translating to MLTAAGVGRGDEVIVPAFGNVEVAEAVASAGATPVFADIDPATYCLDPAAVKAVVTSQTVAVVVVHRFGRPADVAALHEVGQRHGLLVLEQGESETPYAEVAQRRERAAYLDRRLRGVRTPEDGGGHTYQQYVVRVPGNGRPDRDAFAAALRARGVECRVPVKTPVHRMPAFRRDVYLPETERAADETLSLPVDASLTKREMNRIVSACNALGGLLQPAF from the coding sequence ATGCTCACGGCCGCAGGTGTCGGCCGCGGCGACGAGGTCATCGTGCCGGCGTTCGGCAACGTCGAGGTGGCCGAAGCCGTGGCCTCGGCGGGTGCGACGCCGGTCTTCGCGGACATAGACCCGGCGACGTACTGCCTGGACCCGGCGGCCGTGAAGGCCGTGGTGACATCCCAGACCGTCGCGGTCGTCGTCGTGCATCGCTTCGGACGGCCGGCCGATGTCGCCGCGCTTCACGAGGTCGGGCAGCGGCACGGTCTGCTGGTGCTGGAGCAGGGCGAGTCCGAGACGCCGTACGCCGAGGTGGCGCAGCGGCGGGAACGGGCGGCCTACCTCGACAGGCGGCTGCGGGGTGTGCGCACGCCCGAGGACGGCGGCGGCCACACCTATCAGCAGTACGTCGTGCGGGTGCCGGGGAACGGCCGGCCCGACCGCGATGCCTTCGCAGCAGCCCTGCGGGCCAGGGGAGTTGAGTGCCGGGTTCCGGTGAAGACGCCTGTGCACCGTATGCCGGCGTTCCGGCGCGACGTCTATCTGCCGGAGACCGAGCGGGCCGCCGACGAGACGCTCTCGCTTCCGGTGGACGCTTCCCTGACCAAGCGTGAGATGAACAGGATCGTCTCCGCGTGCAACGCCCTGGGCGGACTGCTGCAACCCGCTTTCTGA